A window from Pseudomonas frederiksbergensis encodes these proteins:
- a CDS encoding quinoprotein dehydrogenase-associated SoxYZ-like carrier: MNWRAACLLACWLPIAAHAVDIDPGKDPVPSVMWAFYHKQMLGDAPFVFDDRVKLLAPPFAEDSRQVPLEIDARAFKGEVVKILAWAELNPLPKIVDFQPLDRVLPWLSIRIRIEQATPLRAAVLTRDGVWHVGSTLIDAAGGGCTAPSVVRTQPGWEEHIGEVLGGRYPRGEFSRVRMQVAHPMDNGMVSGIPEFFISHAELRDQNDQLLARLELFPAVSENPNLAFDIEGAGQTRLMLRDNSGNQFDAAIP, from the coding sequence GTGAACTGGCGAGCGGCTTGTCTGTTGGCCTGTTGGTTACCCATCGCCGCGCACGCGGTGGACATCGATCCGGGAAAAGACCCGGTGCCGTCGGTGATGTGGGCCTTTTATCACAAGCAAATGCTCGGGGATGCGCCGTTCGTGTTCGACGATCGGGTCAAGCTGCTGGCGCCGCCGTTCGCCGAAGACTCCCGGCAGGTGCCACTGGAAATTGACGCGCGGGCGTTCAAGGGCGAAGTGGTGAAAATCCTCGCCTGGGCCGAGCTCAACCCGTTGCCGAAAATCGTCGATTTCCAGCCGCTGGACCGCGTGCTGCCCTGGCTGTCGATTCGTATCCGCATTGAGCAGGCCACGCCGTTGCGTGCGGCGGTACTGACCCGTGATGGGGTGTGGCACGTCGGCTCGACGCTGATCGATGCGGCGGGCGGTGGTTGCACGGCGCCGAGCGTGGTACGCACTCAGCCGGGCTGGGAGGAGCACATCGGCGAAGTGCTCGGCGGTCGATATCCCCGTGGTGAGTTCAGCCGAGTGCGCATGCAGGTGGCGCACCCGATGGACAATGGCATGGTCAGCGGCATCCCGGAATTCTTCATCAGTCATGCCGAACTGCGGGATCAGAACGATCAATTGCTGGCCCGTCTTGAGCTGTTTCCCGCGGTCAGTGAAAACCCCAACCTGGCCTTCGATATCGAAGGGGCAGGGCAGACGCGCCTGATGCTGCGCGACAACAGCGGCAATCAATTCGATGCGGCCATACCCTGA
- a CDS encoding quinoprotein relay system zinc metallohydrolase 1 has product MRWMLLLFMSLSLPVLAELDYSLKPRQIAEDTWLLEGSTDNFAKANGGNIVNTGFIVTEQGVVVIDTGPSKRYGEAMRKAIAATTDKPVIEVLLTHHHPDHVLGNQAFSDVPISALAGTTELLHQQGDAMAENMYRLVGDWMRGTEVVLPTRTLTPGVQSFGNHDLRLLDLGGHTGADLAILDQKTGVLFAGDLVFYQRALTTPNSPGLSVWLADIATLQGLPWTLIVPGHGPVARDQQPFEQMRDYLTWLDQLMRDGAANGSDMAEMIRSPIPERFAGISLSRYELIRSVSHLYPRYERAQMTRVDSAANRQ; this is encoded by the coding sequence ATGCGCTGGATGCTGCTGTTGTTCATGAGCTTGAGCCTGCCGGTTCTGGCCGAACTTGACTACTCACTCAAGCCCCGGCAGATCGCCGAAGACACCTGGCTGCTGGAGGGCAGCACCGATAATTTCGCCAAGGCCAATGGCGGCAACATCGTCAATACCGGGTTCATCGTCACCGAGCAGGGGGTGGTGGTGATCGACACCGGGCCGTCCAAACGCTACGGCGAAGCGATGCGCAAGGCAATCGCAGCGACCACCGACAAACCGGTGATCGAGGTGCTGCTGACCCATCATCATCCTGATCATGTGCTCGGCAACCAGGCCTTCAGTGATGTGCCAATCAGCGCGTTGGCCGGCACCACCGAACTGTTGCATCAGCAGGGCGATGCCATGGCCGAGAACATGTATCGCCTGGTGGGCGACTGGATGCGTGGCACCGAAGTGGTGTTGCCGACCCGGACGCTGACACCGGGCGTGCAAAGTTTTGGGAATCACGATCTGCGCCTGCTGGACCTGGGTGGGCACACAGGCGCGGATCTGGCTATTCTCGACCAGAAAACCGGCGTGCTGTTTGCCGGGGACCTGGTGTTTTACCAGCGGGCACTGACCACGCCCAACAGTCCGGGGCTGTCGGTATGGCTGGCGGACATCGCCACCCTCCAAGGCCTGCCGTGGACGCTGATCGTCCCCGGCCATGGACCGGTCGCCAGGGATCAACAGCCGTTCGAGCAGATGCGCGACTACCTGACCTGGCTTGACCAGCTCATGCGCGACGGCGCCGCCAATGGCAGTGATATGGCCGAGATGATCCGCAGCCCCATTCCCGAACGGTTTGCCGGGATCAGCCTGAGCCGCTACGAACTGATCCGCAGCGTCAGCCATCTGTATCCGCGCTACGAGCGCGCACAAATGACCCGTGTCGATTCCGCCGCGAACAGGCAATGA
- a CDS encoding PQQ-dependent methanol/ethanol family dehydrogenase: protein MTQPARRQPFVLSVLLSAMLLSGSALAGVTDQDILQDPKNPGQIVTNGLGVQGQRYSPLDTLNVNNVKDLRPVWAFSFGGEKQRGQQAQPMIKDGVMYLTGSYSRVFAVDARTGKKLWQYDARLPDDIRPCCDVINRGVALYGDLVIFGTLDAKLVALNKDTGKVVWSKKVADHKEGYSISAAPLVINGKLITGVAGGEFGVVGKIEAYDPKNGSLLWSRPTVEGHMGYTYKDGKAVENGISGGEAGKTWPGDLWKTGGAAPWLGGYYDPETNLLLFGTGNPAPWNSHLRPGDNLYSSSRLALNPDDGTIKWHFQSTPHDGWDYDGVNELVSFNYTEGGKEIKAAATADRNGFFYVLDRTNGKFIRGFPFVDKITWATGLDKEGRPIYNEASRPGAPGTEAKGSSVFVAPAFLGAKNWMPMAYNKDTGLFYVPSNEWGMDIWNEGIAYKKGAAFLGAGFTIKPLNEDYIGVLRAIDPKTGKEVWRHKNFAPLWGGVLTTKGNLVFTGTPEGFLQAFNAKTGEKVWEFQTGSGVLGSPVTWEMDGEQYVSVLSGWGGAVPLWGGEVAKRIKDFNQGGMLWTFKLPKDLVAKH, encoded by the coding sequence ATGACCCAACCCGCACGTCGCCAACCCTTCGTCTTGAGTGTGCTGCTCAGTGCCATGCTGTTGTCTGGCTCGGCATTGGCCGGCGTCACTGATCAAGACATCCTCCAGGATCCCAAGAACCCGGGGCAGATCGTCACCAACGGTCTGGGCGTCCAGGGTCAGCGTTACAGCCCGCTGGACACGCTCAACGTCAACAACGTGAAGGACTTGCGGCCGGTCTGGGCATTCTCCTTCGGCGGTGAAAAACAACGCGGTCAGCAAGCACAGCCGATGATCAAGGACGGCGTGATGTACTTGACCGGTTCCTACTCGCGGGTGTTTGCGGTGGATGCGCGCACCGGCAAGAAGCTCTGGCAATACGATGCACGCCTGCCCGATGACATCCGTCCTTGCTGCGACGTGATCAACCGGGGTGTCGCGCTGTACGGCGACCTGGTGATCTTCGGCACCCTCGACGCCAAGCTTGTGGCCTTGAACAAGGACACCGGCAAAGTTGTCTGGAGCAAGAAAGTCGCCGACCACAAGGAAGGCTACTCCATCAGTGCCGCGCCGTTGGTGATCAACGGCAAACTGATCACCGGTGTCGCCGGTGGCGAGTTCGGGGTGGTAGGCAAAATCGAAGCCTACGACCCGAAAAACGGCAGCCTGCTGTGGAGCCGTCCCACCGTCGAAGGCCACATGGGCTACACCTACAAGGACGGCAAAGCGGTAGAGAACGGCATCTCCGGCGGTGAAGCAGGCAAGACCTGGCCCGGCGATCTCTGGAAAACCGGCGGCGCCGCTCCTTGGCTGGGCGGTTACTACGACCCGGAAACCAACCTGCTGCTGTTCGGCACCGGCAACCCGGCGCCGTGGAACTCGCACCTGCGTCCTGGCGACAACCTCTACTCGTCGTCGCGTCTGGCGCTCAACCCGGACGACGGCACCATCAAGTGGCACTTCCAGAGCACGCCTCACGACGGCTGGGACTATGACGGCGTGAACGAGCTGGTCTCGTTCAACTACACCGAAGGCGGCAAAGAGATCAAAGCCGCCGCCACCGCTGACCGCAACGGTTTTTTCTACGTGCTGGACCGCACCAACGGCAAATTCATTCGCGGCTTCCCGTTCGTGGACAAGATCACCTGGGCCACCGGCCTGGATAAAGAGGGACGGCCGATCTACAACGAAGCCAGCCGCCCAGGTGCTCCCGGCACCGAAGCCAAAGGCAGTTCGGTGTTCGTAGCCCCTGCGTTCCTCGGCGCGAAAAACTGGATGCCGATGGCTTACAACAAAGACACCGGATTGTTCTATGTGCCGTCCAACGAATGGGGCATGGACATCTGGAACGAAGGCATCGCCTACAAGAAAGGCGCGGCGTTCCTCGGTGCCGGTTTCACTATCAAACCGCTGAATGAAGACTACATAGGCGTGTTGCGCGCCATCGACCCGAAAACCGGCAAGGAAGTCTGGCGCCACAAGAACTTCGCGCCGCTGTGGGGCGGGGTGCTGACCACCAAGGGCAACCTGGTGTTCACCGGCACGCCTGAAGGCTTCCTGCAGGCGTTCAATGCCAAGACCGGCGAGAAAGTCTGGGAATTCCAGACCGGTTCCGGCGTACTCGGCTCGCCTGTGACCTGGGAAATGGACGGTGAACAGTACGTCTCGGTGTTGTCCGGCTGGGGCGGTGCTGTACCGCTGTGGGGCGGCGAAGTGGCCAAGCGCATCAAGGACTTCAACCAGGGCGGCATGCTCTGGACGTTCAAGCTGCCGAAAGACCTGGTGGCCAAGCACTGA
- a CDS encoding aldehyde dehydrogenase family protein, with product MIYAQPGTPGAVVTFKPRYGNFIGGEFVAPVNGEYFTNSSPVTGEVIAEFPRSSAADIEKALDAAHAAADAWGKTSAQDRSLVLLKIADRIEQNLEILAVTETWDNGKAVRETLNADVPLAADHFRYFAGCIRAQEGGAAEINELTTAYHFHEPLGVVGQIIPWNFPLLMAAWKLAPALAAGNCVVLKPAEQTPLSIMVFAELIADLLPPGVLNIVQGFGREAGEALATSKRIAKIAFTGSTPIGAHIMKCAAENIIPSTVELGGKSPNIFFEDIMQAEPQFIEKAAEGLVLAFFNQGEVCTCPSRALVQESIYDDFMKVVMKKIVKIKRGNPLDTETMVGAQASEQQYDKILSYLTIAQEEGAELLTGGAAERLEGDLSTGYYIQPTLLKGHNKMRVFQEEIFGPVVGITTFKDEAEALAIANDSEFGLGAGLWTRDINRAYRMGRAIKAGRVWTNCYHLYPAHAAFGGYKKSGVGRENHKMMLDHYQQTKNLLVSYDINPMGFF from the coding sequence ATGATCTACGCACAACCTGGCACACCTGGCGCCGTCGTTACGTTCAAACCGCGCTACGGCAATTTCATCGGCGGCGAGTTCGTTGCCCCGGTCAATGGTGAGTACTTCACCAACTCTTCGCCAGTTACCGGTGAAGTGATCGCCGAATTCCCTCGCTCCAGCGCCGCCGACATCGAGAAAGCCCTCGACGCCGCGCATGCCGCCGCTGACGCCTGGGGCAAGACCTCGGCGCAGGACCGCTCTCTGGTGCTGCTGAAAATCGCCGACCGCATCGAGCAGAACCTGGAAATCCTTGCCGTCACCGAAACCTGGGACAACGGCAAGGCCGTGCGCGAAACCCTGAATGCCGACGTGCCATTGGCCGCCGACCATTTCCGTTACTTCGCCGGTTGCATCCGCGCTCAAGAGGGCGGCGCCGCCGAGATCAACGAGCTGACCACCGCCTATCACTTCCACGAGCCGCTGGGCGTGGTCGGACAGATCATCCCGTGGAACTTCCCGCTGCTGATGGCCGCCTGGAAACTCGCCCCGGCCCTGGCCGCCGGTAACTGCGTGGTACTCAAGCCTGCCGAGCAGACGCCGCTGTCGATCATGGTTTTCGCTGAACTGATCGCCGATTTGCTGCCACCTGGCGTGCTGAACATCGTTCAGGGTTTCGGTCGCGAAGCCGGTGAGGCGCTGGCCACCAGCAAGCGCATCGCCAAGATTGCTTTCACCGGTTCCACTCCGATTGGCGCGCACATCATGAAATGCGCGGCCGAGAACATCATTCCAAGCACCGTTGAACTGGGCGGCAAGTCGCCGAACATCTTCTTCGAAGACATCATGCAAGCCGAGCCGCAGTTCATCGAGAAGGCTGCCGAAGGCTTGGTGCTGGCGTTCTTCAACCAGGGCGAAGTCTGCACCTGTCCTTCCCGCGCCTTGGTGCAGGAGTCGATCTACGACGACTTCATGAAAGTGGTGATGAAGAAGATCGTCAAGATCAAGCGCGGCAACCCGCTGGACACCGAAACCATGGTCGGCGCCCAGGCGTCCGAGCAGCAATACGACAAGATTCTCTCGTACCTGACAATTGCCCAGGAGGAGGGCGCCGAGCTGCTCACCGGCGGCGCGGCCGAGCGTCTTGAGGGCGACTTGTCGACGGGTTATTACATCCAGCCGACCCTGCTCAAGGGCCACAACAAAATGCGCGTGTTCCAGGAAGAAATCTTTGGCCCGGTGGTGGGTATCACCACCTTCAAGGACGAAGCCGAAGCCCTGGCGATTGCCAACGACAGCGAGTTTGGCCTCGGCGCCGGTCTGTGGACCCGCGACATCAACCGCGCCTACCGCATGGGCCGGGCGATCAAGGCCGGGCGTGTCTGGACCAACTGCTACCACCTGTACCCGGCCCACGCCGCGTTCGGTGGCTACAAGAAGTCCGGTGTCGGCCGTGAAAACCACAAGATGATGCTCGACCACTATCAGCAGACCAAAAACCTGCTGGTGAGCTACGACATCAACCCGATGGGGTTCTTCTAG
- the pqqA gene encoding pyrroloquinoline quinone precursor peptide PqqA: MWTKPAFTDLRIGFEVTMYFANR; encoded by the coding sequence ATGTGGACTAAACCCGCGTTTACCGATCTGCGCATTGGCTTCGAAGTGACGATGTATTTCGCCAACCGCTGA
- the pqqB gene encoding pyrroloquinoline quinone biosynthesis protein PqqB has translation MHIRVLGSAAGGGFPQWNCNCRQCAAMRNGSLRAQRRTQSSIALSDNGVDWVLCNASPDIRAQLESFAPLQPARRLRDTAIAGVVLLDSQIDHCTGLLSLREGCPHQVWCTERVHEDLSSGFPLFTMLKHWNGGLQWQPVGLDREPFSIPACAHLRFRAIPLVSNAPPYSPNRGNPQPGDTIGLFIEDRRSGASLFYAPGLGQVDDEVLSWMQRADCLLLDGTLWRDDEMRVCEVGQNLGSEMGHLSQSGPGGMLEILEGFTRQRKVLIHINNTNPILDEDSAERALLERRGIEVAYDGMSIEL, from the coding sequence ATGCACATTCGCGTTCTCGGATCCGCCGCTGGCGGTGGTTTTCCGCAATGGAATTGCAACTGCCGCCAGTGCGCCGCGATGCGCAATGGCAGCCTGCGGGCCCAACGCCGCACCCAGTCCTCGATTGCCCTGAGCGACAACGGTGTGGATTGGGTGCTGTGCAATGCTTCACCGGACATTCGCGCGCAACTCGAGAGTTTCGCGCCGCTGCAACCGGCGCGCCGGTTGCGCGATACCGCAATTGCCGGCGTCGTCCTGCTGGACAGCCAGATCGACCATTGCACCGGCCTGTTGAGTCTGCGCGAAGGCTGCCCGCATCAGGTCTGGTGCACCGAACGGGTCCATGAAGACCTGAGTAGCGGCTTCCCGTTGTTCACCATGCTCAAGCACTGGAACGGCGGGTTGCAGTGGCAACCGGTCGGGCTCGACCGCGAGCCCTTCAGCATCCCGGCGTGTGCACACCTGAGATTTCGCGCGATCCCCTTGGTCAGCAACGCACCGCCGTACTCGCCCAATCGCGGCAATCCGCAGCCGGGCGACACCATTGGTTTATTTATCGAAGATCGACGCAGTGGTGCTTCGCTGTTCTACGCGCCGGGCCTGGGACAGGTCGACGATGAGGTGCTGAGCTGGATGCAACGCGCCGATTGCCTGTTGCTGGACGGCACCTTGTGGCGCGACGACGAGATGCGAGTCTGCGAGGTCGGCCAGAACCTGGGCAGTGAAATGGGTCACCTGTCGCAAAGCGGCCCCGGCGGCATGCTCGAAATCCTTGAGGGCTTCACCCGCCAGCGCAAGGTGCTGATCCACATCAACAACACCAACCCGATCCTCGATGAAGACTCCGCCGAGCGAGCGCTGCTTGAGCGGCGCGGGATCGAAGTGGCCTATGACGGCATGAGTATTGAGCTGTAG
- the pqqC gene encoding pyrroloquinoline-quinone synthase PqqC — protein sequence MTATPMTPAEFEAALRAKGAYYHIHHPFHQAMYAGRSTREQIQGWVANRFYYQVNIPLKDAAILANCPDRDVRREWLQRILDHDGAPGSEGGIEAWLRLGEAVGLDREQILSQELVLPGVRFAVDAYVNFARRACWQEAASSSLTELFAPQIHQSRLDAWPTHYPWIDVGGYDYFRTRLSQARRDVEHGLRITLAHYVTVEGQQRMLEILQFKLDVLWSMLDAMSMAYELERPPYHTVTTEQVWHRGIAL from the coding sequence ATGACTGCCACCCCAATGACCCCCGCCGAATTCGAAGCAGCCCTGCGCGCCAAAGGCGCCTATTACCACATCCATCATCCATTCCACCAAGCCATGTACGCCGGCCGATCAACCCGCGAGCAGATTCAGGGCTGGGTCGCCAATCGCTTCTACTACCAGGTGAACATCCCCCTGAAGGACGCGGCGATTCTCGCCAACTGCCCGGACCGCGACGTGCGCCGGGAGTGGCTGCAACGAATTCTCGACCACGACGGTGCACCCGGCAGCGAAGGCGGCATCGAAGCCTGGCTGCGGCTGGGCGAAGCGGTGGGGCTGGATCGCGAGCAAATCCTCTCGCAGGAACTGGTGCTGCCCGGTGTTCGTTTCGCCGTCGACGCCTACGTCAATTTCGCCCGTCGCGCCTGTTGGCAGGAAGCCGCCAGCAGTTCGCTGACCGAGCTGTTTGCGCCACAGATCCACCAATCGCGACTCGATGCCTGGCCAACCCATTACCCGTGGATCGACGTCGGCGGTTACGACTATTTCCGTACTCGCCTGAGTCAGGCGCGACGGGATGTCGAGCATGGTTTACGCATCACCCTGGCGCACTACGTCACGGTCGAAGGCCAGCAACGCATGCTGGAAATCCTGCAATTCAAGCTCGACGTGCTGTGGAGCATGCTCGACGCCATGAGCATGGCCTACGAACTGGAGCGCCCGCCGTATCACACCGTCACCACGGAACAGGTCTGGCATCGGGGGATTGCCCTGTGA
- the pqqD gene encoding pyrroloquinoline quinone biosynthesis peptide chaperone PqqD, translated as MSLINREQSPSLRQGFRLQWEPRQDCHVLLYPEGMIKLNDSAGQILDLVDGQRSVAAIIDQLSANFPGVPGIDEDVLAFLEVAHAQFWIE; from the coding sequence GTGAGCCTGATCAACCGCGAACAATCACCGTCGCTGCGCCAGGGCTTTCGCCTGCAATGGGAGCCGCGTCAGGACTGTCACGTGCTGCTGTACCCCGAAGGCATGATCAAACTTAACGACAGTGCCGGGCAGATCCTCGATCTGGTAGACGGCCAGCGCAGCGTTGCGGCGATCATTGATCAACTGTCCGCGAATTTCCCCGGCGTACCGGGGATCGACGAAGATGTGCTGGCGTTTCTGGAGGTGGCCCATGCTCAATTCTGGATCGAGTGA